The Helicobacter canis genomic sequence CCTCTCTTGTGCTGGGCTTTGTGCGCGGGGTCAATCACAAGCTCCAGCAGACAATCGATGCCCAAACAAGTGAGCTTAAGCTTACTAACCAGAATCTACAAAAAACTATCGCCTATGAGATCGAGCAATCGCGCAAAAAAGATCAAATTATGTATCAGCAAGCCCGTCTTGCCTCAATGGGTGAGATGATCCAAAATATCGCGCACCAATGGCGGCAGCCGCTTAACTCACTCATTATTCTCTTTCAAAGTTTCAAGCTTAAATATGAGCAGCAAAAGCTTACCGATGACTTTGTCGCTAAAGAGACAGAATTTGCCTTGCAGATTGCCAAAAATATGTCTGATACCATTGAAAATTTCCGCAACTTTTTCCGCCCAAATCTCGCCAAAGAGAGATTTTCACTCACGCAAAGCATACAGGATTCTATCCGCTTGATTCAGCCTACTTTAGAGCAAAACAATATCGAAGTATTTTTCACTTATACGCAGGAGTTGGAGATGGTCGGCTATGAAAATGCCTTTGCCCAAGTGGTGCTAAATATCATCAAAAACTCCCAAGATATTTTCACCAAAGAAGATGCCACAGATAATGCACCTGCGGGTGTGGTGCAAATCACTTTAAAGCAGCTAGAGCAAAATTGTGATTCTACGCCTTTTGCTCTGCTAGAGATTATGGATAATGGCGGTGGTATCACACTTGCAGATATTGATAAAATCTTTGAGCCATATTTCACCACAAAGCATAAGTCCATTGGCACAGGCATAGGGCTATATATGGTTAGGCAAATTGTGGAGAGACAAATGGGCGGAAGCATAGAAGCGCGCAATGGTGCGTGGCGGTGTGAGCAAAATGGGCAGGAATTGTATGGCGCGATTTTTATGATAAGATTTCCATTATATTTTCAGCAGGATAGTTAATGCAAGAGTTTGCAGAA encodes the following:
- a CDS encoding sensor histidine kinase, with protein sequence MHKSFESQAKILLLFIAFGFLLVCIIAFLALLGLKDEYDKNLANHLQKSHSLQQIQAYYHELALAPSKPLDQGIVLEHWAAYKSEPRERTIIAKFKQLYQQIFLRQEVEKMASLRQRQLGLIEELDSRIHNQLAHKAPNRTSTKSKELLHEITQIIATLDKLVQTDIARALLATKIADSLYNATLWLLFVFAFLVSFGTLYFASLVLGFVRGVNHKLQQTIDAQTSELKLTNQNLQKTIAYEIEQSRKKDQIMYQQARLASMGEMIQNIAHQWRQPLNSLIILFQSFKLKYEQQKLTDDFVAKETEFALQIAKNMSDTIENFRNFFRPNLAKERFSLTQSIQDSIRLIQPTLEQNNIEVFFTYTQELEMVGYENAFAQVVLNIIKNSQDIFTKEDATDNAPAGVVQITLKQLEQNCDSTPFALLEIMDNGGGITLADIDKIFEPYFTTKHKSIGTGIGLYMVRQIVERQMGGSIEARNGAWRCEQNGQELYGAIFMIRFPLYFQQDS